In Vibrio bathopelagicus, one DNA window encodes the following:
- a CDS encoding ABC transporter substrate-binding protein produces the protein MKFKTLALSGAVALGLGATAVNAADKEIRFDGFPDFDSSLKVLLPDFEKETGIKVDYLMNNHGDHHTKLTTNLATGSGAGDVIVVDVEKIGPFVGSGGLVNLSENYGADQYQELFAPYAWAQGQGADGDVYGIPVDLGPGLMYYRTDVFEKAGIDVNDAIKDWDSYIAAGEELKKQNVQLIASAADVAQAIIFTTVPEGEGLYFDADGNPVVTSERFVHAFTVAKEIRDRGLDSRNLAWSNEWYEGFRNGTFATQLSGAWLLGHLSNWIAPETSGKWAVANLPDGIYGSWGGSFLSIPTQSDNPDEAWELIKYMTTKRDVQLKHFETIAAFPANVTTYDDALFEEEMEFLGGQQARLIFAEVAKNIKPVSPAQGDHVARSIILENALMEVLDEGKDIETALKEAERLIKRRTRNL, from the coding sequence ATGAAATTTAAGACCTTGGCGCTCTCTGGCGCGGTTGCTTTAGGACTAGGTGCAACAGCTGTTAATGCTGCTGACAAAGAAATTCGTTTTGACGGTTTCCCTGACTTTGATAGCAGCTTAAAGGTATTGCTACCTGATTTCGAAAAGGAAACAGGCATCAAAGTGGATTACCTAATGAATAACCATGGCGACCACCACACGAAGCTAACAACAAACCTTGCTACAGGCTCTGGTGCGGGTGACGTGATTGTTGTTGATGTGGAAAAAATTGGCCCGTTTGTTGGTTCTGGTGGCTTAGTTAACCTATCTGAAAATTATGGTGCAGACCAATACCAAGAGCTGTTCGCACCTTATGCATGGGCGCAAGGCCAAGGCGCGGATGGTGACGTTTATGGTATTCCAGTCGATCTAGGCCCAGGTCTTATGTACTACCGAACAGACGTATTCGAAAAAGCAGGCATTGATGTTAATGACGCAATCAAAGATTGGGATTCATACATTGCCGCTGGTGAAGAGTTGAAGAAACAAAACGTGCAGTTGATAGCATCCGCAGCCGATGTAGCACAAGCGATCATCTTTACAACCGTTCCTGAGGGGGAAGGTCTTTATTTTGATGCAGACGGCAACCCAGTTGTCACGTCTGAGCGTTTTGTTCATGCCTTTACTGTCGCAAAAGAGATTCGTGATAGAGGGTTAGATTCTCGCAATCTGGCTTGGTCAAACGAATGGTACGAAGGCTTCCGTAATGGCACGTTCGCGACTCAACTTTCAGGCGCATGGCTACTTGGCCACTTGAGCAACTGGATTGCACCTGAAACTAGCGGTAAATGGGCGGTAGCTAATCTTCCAGATGGTATTTACGGCAGCTGGGGTGGTTCTTTCCTTTCTATCCCAACGCAATCTGACAATCCGGATGAGGCGTGGGAACTGATTAAATACATGACAACGAAACGTGATGTACAACTTAAGCACTTTGAAACAATAGCGGCCTTTCCTGCGAACGTGACCACTTACGATGACGCTCTTTTTGAAGAAGAGATGGAGTTCTTAGGTGGTCAGCAAGCGAGACTTATCTTTGCTGAGGTAGCGAAAAATATTAAGCCTGTTTCACCCGCTCAAGGTGACCACGTTGCACGTTCGATCATCTTAGAGAATGCTCTGATGGAAGTGCTTGATGAAGGTAAAGATATTGAGACTGCGCTGAAAGAAGCGGAACGTCT